CCTGGGCGACGATGCTCGCGCCGATGCCGTAGCTCGCACCGAAGACGACGATCGACTTGCCGCTGAGATCGAGTTCAGCGGTCCCGTCACCCGTCTGGGCAGTCAGCGACGTCGTCTGCAGCTGGAAGATCTTGTCGGCGATGTGGATGTCGAGCGGCTCGGTGATCTTCATGTTCTCGGCCGTGCCGGCGATCACCTTGATGGGAACGTCGGGGAGGTAGGTGAAGATGACGCCGCAGTCGTCGGTCGCCGCGAAATCGGGATCCGCTCCCGCGAGTTCGTACGCACGCCGGATGACCGAGAGACGGAACGCCTGGGGAGTCTGGCCGCGACGCAGCCGAGCCCGGTTGGGAATGCCGGTGATGATCGAGTCGTCATCGACCTCGATGATGGTGTCGGCCGAGGGGATCGCCGTGTCGACCGCGTCGAACTCGTCGAGTGCGTTCACGCAGTCCTCGATGATGCGGTCGTCGACGAACGGTCGAACGGCGTCGTGGAAGAGCACCTTCGGGTCGGAATCGGTCGGCAGCGCTGCGAGGGCGAGTCTGGTCGTGTCGTTCCGGGTCTCCCCTCCCGGTAGCACCGCAGTGAGCTTCGTGAATCGCGGATCGCTCGTCAACTGCTCGAGCTCGTGGATGCTTCCGGCGTTCATCATGACGAGCACCTCGTCGATGAGCGGGCTCGCCTCCAGGGCTTCGAGCGTGTGCTCGACGA
The DNA window shown above is from Agromyces cerinus and carries:
- a CDS encoding bifunctional cytidylyltransferase/SDR family oxidoreductase; translation: MTSQNRTYAVVLAGGIGVRVGLGMPKQLIRIAGKAIVEHTLEALEASPLIDEVLVMMNAGSIHELEQLTSDPRFTKLTAVLPGGETRNDTTRLALAALPTDSDPKVLFHDAVRPFVDDRIIEDCVNALDEFDAVDTAIPSADTIIEVDDDSIITGIPNRARLRRGQTPQAFRLSVIRRAYELAGADPDFAATDDCGVIFTYLPDVPIKVIAGTAENMKITEPLDIHIADKIFQLQTTSLTAQTGDGTAELDLSGKSIVVFGASYGIGASIVAQAESAGARVHAYSRSATGTDITSRKQVRHALRDAAADGPIDYVVITAGVLSIANLTSTSKKRLRNTLETNLLAPAKIAQESYEYLESSGGQLLLFTSSSYTRGRAGYSMYSATKAGVVNLTQALADEWAEAGVRVNCLNPQRTRTPMRTRAFGDEPTHTLLDPDHVATVALRVLDSELTGQIVDIQVAAAPR